The DNA window TCAGATTAATTCGATATGACCTGAAGTTTATCAACTGTTGTTAAATGGGAAGGGTTAGATGTAGGTTTCTGACATAATCATACAGAGTAAAGCGCTGCATCTGTTACTCATTTTTGTCTAAATCCTTATCACCTTGTGCTTTTAGGAAGAAACTCCTCAGCTTTGTAGAATATAGAAGTCACAAATATGCACCCTCTAGAGTAATTGTATCTGGAAAGCTGTCTCATCTTGTTGCTTGgttttaatactccctccgtcccattttatgtggcaacatttgaccgtacacggaatttaagaaataaattaagactttgaaatgtttaccaaattgccccttcaaaaaatagtaatattaaaaagtagactcacttttctctctcataaatgtattggagtattatctTTAAGATTAATtgggaccaacaagggtaaaagaggaattttacctttaaatacttaccatataaggaaaagtgacattctttttaggactgaccaaaaaggaaatggtgccacataaaatgggacggagggagtattcaATTTTTGGAGCATATCCTAACTATCTTTGTGCTTTGCGCATGTCGGGCCCAAAGTGTCTCCTCTAGAGTTGCATATCAATAACCTGTATACAAGTGCACAGTAGACACTATGGGCTTCTATCTTTCTAACAATGGGacttttttagttttaatttctCTGGGACTAAATGTTTGTATTAATTGCTTAAATTGGGTTGctgtcccaaaaaaaaaaattggcttgCTGTTGTTCATTTTATATGGTGTAGAACAGTAGAAAGGTCAGTGACTAAGCTTTTGATATAATGCAGCGGATACAATATGCTAAATCAAAGTCAGATTGTATTGCTAAGGCAGAGGGGACCTAtgacaagaaaaagaaacaagatGAAAAAGGTGACTCATTCTGTTGTATATTATTCACCTGCTCCATTTCCTCTTAAGCTTCTCATTTTTCCAAAGTGCATGTCATGGAAAGTCATCTATGGAAATGTTTAAAAATGAATCTTATAGTCCAAGAGGAGCACTCTTTGCTGAAGCTAAGAGCATTCAAACAAACTAAATAAACATTAATTACTATTGTAATTTCTGTATACCTTTAAGATTTTCCTTCTGGCAAAGTTCTTTTGTTACAACTGAGCTAAACAGAATATTTTATAGTTCAACTGAAGGGTCTTAACAGAATAGTACTAGATGCATAATCCTTGAGTAGCACCTGTCATATTGATTGTGATCTTGTCTACTACATCCACTTACAATTTTCTCATCATTGTGGGTGCCTAATGTACATGATCGTAGAGAAAGGCAACTACAATCATGGAGTAGTGATGAAAAACTTTGTTAGGAGTATCGTAATCATCAGCATGCATGCATTTCATTTTATCACAATCCTCGCAGTTTCCAAAGCTTGATAGTGTTGCAGTTTTGATGAACCACTTGTGTATTTGCATTGCATGCATAACTTTTAAAATGCATTTGCCAGTTATTTTGTTGACTTCTAGTGATCTGGACTAACTTGAAATATTAATATGTAGTGGAGAAAAGGAAACGTACTGAAGAAACTCCGCAAACTGGTGCAGCTAATGTCCCAAGAGCTGACAGTAACGGCGGAGGTCCAGCTGTAAGTTTGTTGCAACTTCATTATTTGTTTCAACTATtgctttttttctttggtttagTTGTACAAAAACCTGCCTCTCCTTTGTCCATAATTGTGCGATTGATTGTCCATATGGAACTTCAAATGTAGTATGACTGCCTTTGTAATGACCCCAAAGTAATGCGCTCACAGCCTGGTTATACTTACACCCATAGCTCCGAATGACTAGCAGCTTGACTTCATGACAACTTCCTATATGTTACAGTTGATCTCTTTTTGTTCAACATTATTATCTGAATATGCTCATCTATTATCTTCATTAATTTCATGTTGTCGAACAACTTTTGCAGGCTGCATCTCGACAAGGAAAGCCAAGTGCTCAAGATGTTGCAGAACCAAATAATATCCTCTTCATACAGAATCTGCCCCACGAGACAACAAGTATGATGCTTGAAGTGCTCTTCAAACAGTATCCTGGCTTTAGAGAAGTTCGAATGATTGAAGCAAAGCCAGGTATTGCGTTTGTGGAATTTGGTGATGATGTCCAGTCTTCAGTCGCCATGCAGGCGCTTCAAGGCTTCAAAATCACACCCCAGAATCCCATGGCAATCACCTATGCCAAGAAATGAGCATTCTTAATTCCAGTACATGCTGGTATTGTATGTTCACCCCATAGGTCAGATGAGAGGAAGATGTAGAAGGCCACATGTATTATACACTTGAGCAGGCAGGCTTCTTTTAAGCCTTGAAGTCTTTTGGGTCTTTGTAGctaattaaaaatgttttaaacaATTTGATTTTATGTACTAGTGCTGCCGAATCCTAAGAAAATAGGTGTTTGATTGTctggtattttttttattttttttttggcaattctctttctcaatttgagttaaatcaaatatttgttttcttACATTATCAAGCAAGTAGGGTCtatttaacttctttttaacTTAAAGTATTTTTACTAAGATAATGGATGATCGACAAAGCAAAACGCAAAAGGTGAGAGAGTGAATGCATTATAACTAGGTTCTCCGGTTTCAGAATATGAGCTGCTAAATATTTTGCAAAATTTCCAAACAACATATTCTCCATTTTTCAATAGTGACTGTCAAAAgctttttatattataaaatattggATATCACCTTGATCTAATTGACGGACTAATGCACGTTCTATAAGTTG is part of the Solanum stenotomum isolate F172 chromosome 8, ASM1918654v1, whole genome shotgun sequence genome and encodes:
- the LOC125874686 gene encoding U2 small nuclear ribonucleoprotein B''-like; its protein translation is MMLTGDIPPNQTIYIKNLNEKVKKEELKRSLYCLFSQYGRIVDIIALKTPKLRGQSWVVFSEVTAASNAVRQMQNFPFYDKPMRIQYAKSKSDCIAKAEGTYDKKKKQDEKVEKRKRTEETPQTGAANVPRADSNGGGPAAASRQGKPSAQDVAEPNNILFIQNLPHETTSMMLEVLFKQYPGFREVRMIEAKPGIAFVEFGDDVQSSVAMQALQGFKITPQNPMAITYAKK